From Curtobacterium sp. SGAir0471, the proteins below share one genomic window:
- a CDS encoding DeoR/GlpR family DNA-binding transcription regulator: MYAPERHQRIVERARSQGRVDVKDLAELLEVTPETIRRDLTSLERRGLVRRAHGGAIPVERITLHPGVGDRGGINQAEKMVIAEAALAELPENGSVMIDAGTSTICLAEMLPTDRGLTVVTHSLPVAMAVANRSGIDLHLLGGNIRSDSLAGVGTWTHQLIGMVSVDVAFISINGITPERGLTTHNMAEAAVKSAMIKSARRSILLADHTKFGREEFGRVAPLAAIDTIITDPGVNADLVREVEAAGTEVLWPGRD, encoded by the coding sequence ATGTACGCACCAGAGCGCCACCAGCGCATCGTCGAACGCGCCCGGTCGCAGGGACGCGTGGACGTCAAGGACCTCGCCGAGCTGCTCGAGGTCACCCCGGAGACCATCCGCCGCGACCTGACGAGCCTCGAGCGACGCGGGCTCGTCCGACGGGCGCACGGTGGCGCGATCCCCGTCGAGCGCATCACCCTGCACCCGGGGGTCGGCGACCGCGGCGGGATCAACCAGGCCGAGAAGATGGTGATCGCCGAGGCAGCGCTCGCCGAGCTCCCGGAGAACGGCTCGGTGATGATCGACGCCGGCACCTCCACCATCTGCCTGGCCGAGATGCTCCCCACCGACCGCGGGCTCACCGTCGTCACGCACTCGCTGCCCGTTGCCATGGCGGTCGCGAACCGGTCCGGCATCGACCTGCACCTGCTCGGCGGCAACATCCGCAGCGACTCCCTCGCCGGCGTCGGGACGTGGACGCACCAGCTCATCGGCATGGTGAGCGTCGACGTCGCCTTCATCAGCATCAACGGCATCACGCCTGAACGAGGGCTGACGACGCACAACATGGCCGAGGCCGCCGTGAAGAGCGCCATGATCAAGTCGGCCCGCCGGAGCATCCTGCTCGCCGACCACACGAAGTTCGGTCGCGAGGAGTTCGGTCGGGTCGCCCCGCTCGCCGCGATCGACACGATCATCACCGACCCCGGCGTGAACGCCGACCTCGTGCGCGAGGTCGAGGCCGCTGGCACCGAGGTCCTCTGGCCCGGTCGCGACTGA
- a CDS encoding GNAT family N-acetyltransferase, which yields MTLSSDRVHLSVPTRSDTAAITQGCQDPAVVRWTTVPTPYTDRDAQTFVDALVGPGWASDREYTWGIRRPGSTWLDGVVSFRTEHRDLGFWLAPTARGQGLMHAAVELVVDWAFSQGAADVYWECYEGNTGSASVARASGFSFTGTGTARIPDRDGGPTPAWTGLRRADGLPASDLAWPAASFAVRGHEGDASPTPRR from the coding sequence GTGACGCTGTCGTCGGACCGGGTGCACCTCTCGGTGCCGACCCGGTCCGACACGGCGGCCATCACGCAGGGCTGCCAGGACCCCGCCGTGGTCCGGTGGACGACCGTCCCGACGCCGTACACCGACCGGGACGCGCAGACCTTCGTCGACGCGCTGGTCGGTCCGGGTTGGGCGTCCGACCGCGAGTACACGTGGGGCATCCGCCGTCCGGGGTCGACCTGGCTCGACGGCGTGGTGTCCTTCCGCACCGAGCACCGCGACCTCGGATTCTGGCTCGCGCCGACGGCGCGCGGCCAGGGACTGATGCACGCCGCGGTCGAGCTCGTCGTCGACTGGGCGTTCTCCCAGGGCGCCGCGGACGTGTACTGGGAGTGCTACGAGGGGAACACCGGCTCGGCGTCCGTCGCCCGTGCCAGCGGGTTCTCCTTCACCGGCACCGGAACGGCCCGGATCCCCGACCGGGACGGCGGGCCCACGCCCGCCTGGACCGGACTCCGTCGCGCCGACGGCCTCCCCGCGTCGGACCTGGCCTGGCCCGCGGCCTCGTTCGCTGTCAGGGGACATGAAGGTGACGCGTCACCGACTCCTCGTCGGTAG
- the trpS gene encoding tryptophan--tRNA ligase has translation MTKTRIFSGIQPSAGSLHLGNYVGALMQWRDLQDDHDAIYCVVDMHAITSPQDPTELRASTRATAAQYIASGIDPTKSTLFVQSHVPAHAELAWVLNTLTGFGEASRMTQFKDKSARQGTEAASVGLFTYPILMAADILLYDTAVVPVGDDQRQHVELTRDLATRFNSRFGDTFVVPKAQIGTETARIYDLQDPTSKMSKSAASDNGLIRLLDDPKRTAKKIRSAVTDTEREIRADRQEKPGVTNLLAILSAFTRTPVASLEEQFVGKGYGDLKGAVADAVVAELEPVRARTLELLDDPAELDRLLAVGAERAESIAQATLARVYDRIGFVPRSRG, from the coding sequence ATGACCAAGACGCGCATCTTCTCGGGCATCCAGCCGTCGGCCGGGTCCCTCCACCTGGGCAACTACGTCGGGGCGCTCATGCAGTGGCGCGACCTGCAGGACGACCACGACGCGATCTACTGCGTCGTCGACATGCACGCGATCACGTCCCCGCAGGACCCGACGGAGCTCCGTGCGAGCACCCGGGCGACCGCGGCGCAGTACATCGCCTCGGGCATCGACCCGACGAAGTCGACCCTCTTCGTGCAGTCGCACGTGCCGGCGCACGCCGAGCTCGCCTGGGTGCTCAACACCCTGACCGGCTTCGGGGAGGCGAGCCGGATGACCCAGTTCAAGGACAAGTCGGCACGGCAGGGCACCGAGGCCGCGTCGGTCGGGCTCTTCACCTACCCGATCCTGATGGCGGCGGACATCCTGCTCTACGACACCGCCGTGGTGCCGGTCGGAGACGACCAGCGCCAGCACGTCGAGCTCACCCGCGACCTGGCCACCCGGTTCAACTCCCGCTTCGGCGACACCTTCGTGGTGCCGAAGGCACAGATCGGCACCGAGACCGCTCGGATCTACGACCTGCAGGACCCGACGAGCAAGATGAGCAAGTCCGCCGCGTCGGACAACGGCCTCATCCGCCTGCTCGACGACCCGAAGCGCACCGCGAAGAAGATCCGGTCGGCCGTCACCGACACCGAGCGCGAGATCCGGGCGGACCGCCAGGAGAAGCCCGGTGTGACGAACCTGCTCGCGATCCTGTCGGCGTTCACCCGGACCCCGGTGGCGTCGCTCGAGGAGCAGTTCGTCGGCAAGGGCTACGGCGACCTCAAGGGTGCCGTGGCCGACGCCGTCGTCGCCGAGCTGGAGCCCGTGCGCGCCCGGACGCTCGAACTGCTCGACGACCCGGCCGAACTCGACCGGCTGCTCGCGGTCGGTGCCGAGCGGGCCGAGTCCATCGCGCAGGCGACCCTCGCCCGCGTGTACGACCGCATCGGCTTCGTGCCCCGCTCGCGCGGCTGA
- a CDS encoding exodeoxyribonuclease III, with the protein MTRLRLASVNVNGVRAAFRKGMGDWLATRDVDVLALQEVRASSDDLAGLLGDEWDIVHDPATAKGRAGVAIASRHRAHVHRVEIGPSDFDSAGRWIEADYELDGTTVTVVSCYVHSGEVDTPKQDEKWRFLDAMSERLPALRAHNPLAVVVGDLNVGHDQRDIKNWKGNVKRAGFLPRERAYFSRFFGAEGEQVEGADGSTGPGLGWVDVGREQAGDVDGPYTWWSWRGQAFDNDSGWRIDYQVATPDLAAKVSSYTVDRAAAYDQRWSDHAPVVVDYEL; encoded by the coding sequence ATGACACGCCTGCGCCTCGCATCCGTCAACGTGAACGGCGTCCGCGCCGCGTTCCGGAAGGGCATGGGCGACTGGCTCGCCACGCGCGACGTCGACGTGCTCGCCCTGCAGGAGGTCCGTGCCTCGAGCGACGACCTGGCCGGGCTGCTCGGTGACGAGTGGGACATCGTGCACGACCCCGCCACGGCGAAGGGCCGCGCGGGCGTCGCGATCGCCTCGCGGCACCGCGCGCACGTCCACCGTGTGGAGATCGGGCCGTCGGACTTCGACTCCGCCGGCCGCTGGATCGAGGCCGACTACGAGCTCGACGGCACCACCGTCACGGTGGTGTCCTGCTACGTCCACTCGGGCGAGGTCGACACCCCGAAGCAGGACGAGAAGTGGAGGTTCCTCGACGCGATGAGCGAGCGACTCCCCGCCCTGCGCGCGCACAACCCGCTGGCGGTCGTCGTCGGTGACCTCAACGTCGGGCACGACCAGCGCGACATCAAGAACTGGAAGGGCAACGTGAAGCGGGCGGGCTTCCTGCCGCGTGAACGTGCCTACTTCTCGCGGTTCTTCGGGGCCGAGGGCGAGCAGGTCGAGGGTGCCGACGGGTCGACGGGCCCCGGCCTCGGCTGGGTGGACGTGGGCCGCGAGCAGGCCGGCGACGTCGACGGCCCGTACACGTGGTGGTCGTGGCGCGGGCAGGCCTTCGACAACGACTCGGGTTGGCGCATCGACTACCAGGTGGCGACCCCCGACCTCGCGGCCAAGGTCTCGAGCTACACGGTCGACCGTGCTGCGGCGTACGACCAGCGATGGTCCGACCACGCCCCCGTGGTCGTCGACTACGAACTCTGA
- a CDS encoding HPr family phosphocarrier protein: MSEATRTVTVASASGLHARPASLFVQTVTASGHQVTIAKGDKSGNAGSILALLGLGIENGDEVTLTVTGDDAETTADSLVEFLQTDHDAA; encoded by the coding sequence ATGTCCGAAGCCACCCGCACCGTCACCGTCGCCAGCGCGTCCGGCCTGCACGCCCGCCCCGCGTCCCTCTTCGTCCAGACCGTGACCGCGTCCGGTCACCAGGTGACGATCGCCAAGGGCGACAAGTCCGGCAACGCGGGCAGCATCCTCGCGCTCCTCGGCCTGGGCATCGAGAACGGCGACGAGGTCACCCTCACGGTGACCGGTGACGACGCCGAGACGACGGCGGACAGCCTGGTCGAGTTCCTGCAGACGGACCACGACGCGGCCTGA